One stretch of Bdellovibrionales bacterium DNA includes these proteins:
- a CDS encoding response regulator, whose protein sequence is MNSVNSSPNTSENYFKNLVDSSPAMIWMTDVNSQCTYLSKQWYEYTGRTPEQDLGTGWLENIHPDDLPNTSKVYTQAVQNKGPLEVDYRLRKKDGQYRWAVDVGYPRFDSQGQFAGYIGTVTDIHDRIAAENELGLAKIRFDRSAAATDLGIWYCDLPFSDLNWNKEVKNHFFLKPDAHVDINVFYERIHPMDREMTRSAIQYSIDNHAPYDIIYRTTHPEDPSRIKSIRAIGWTDYDQKGTPVRFDGITLDVTQQVKTQEELSLSKELAEKANLAKSAFLANMSHEIRTPLGAIMGFADLARSPGLSREDILSHLAVIERNSAQVLRIIDDILDLAKVEADKIILESIEFSFSSFLADFSSYAGFQAREKGIGFVIEPHTELPDMICGDPTRLRQILNNAISNAIKFTTKGKVTLHLSFKSGVLEFGIEDTGVGISKEQSENLFQVFVQADPSTTRRFGGTGLGLVLTKKLCQLMSGDYKLVRSELGIGSLFLATMKVITPAPVTQDVSGGSLTHPSAPNAGRSMEQKLKGRSILLVEDSPDNQYLISRILEIQGAKVDVADDGNQGVDKALNNNYDLVIMDIQMPHMDGHQATKKLRGMGYSKPIVALTAHAMKEEAERAIESGFTEFLTKPVQRDLVISTVQKLTSR, encoded by the coding sequence ATGAACTCAGTGAATTCCTCTCCGAATACGTCTGAAAACTACTTTAAAAATTTAGTCGATTCATCGCCAGCGATGATTTGGATGACCGATGTGAATTCGCAATGCACTTATCTTAGTAAGCAATGGTACGAATACACGGGGCGGACCCCTGAACAAGATTTAGGAACGGGGTGGCTCGAAAACATTCACCCTGATGATTTGCCCAACACCTCAAAAGTTTATACTCAGGCAGTTCAAAATAAAGGCCCACTGGAGGTGGATTATCGCCTCCGAAAGAAAGATGGTCAGTACCGCTGGGCCGTGGACGTGGGCTATCCTCGATTCGACAGCCAGGGACAGTTTGCTGGCTATATCGGAACGGTCACTGACATTCATGATCGCATCGCCGCCGAAAATGAATTGGGCCTCGCCAAAATTAGATTTGATCGTTCTGCGGCGGCGACGGATCTCGGGATTTGGTATTGCGATTTACCCTTTTCCGATCTGAACTGGAACAAAGAGGTTAAAAATCATTTCTTTTTAAAGCCCGATGCCCATGTGGATATCAATGTCTTCTATGAGAGGATCCACCCGATGGATCGCGAAATGACTCGATCTGCGATCCAGTACTCCATTGATAATCATGCTCCCTATGACATCATCTATCGCACCACTCATCCGGAGGATCCCTCAAGGATAAAATCCATTCGAGCCATCGGGTGGACAGACTACGATCAAAAGGGAACACCGGTCCGTTTCGACGGAATCACTTTGGATGTAACTCAACAGGTAAAAACGCAAGAAGAACTCAGTCTCTCCAAGGAGCTCGCAGAAAAAGCGAATCTTGCAAAATCGGCATTCTTGGCAAACATGAGCCACGAGATAAGAACACCGCTCGGCGCGATCATGGGTTTCGCCGATCTCGCTCGATCGCCAGGACTTTCTCGCGAAGATATTTTGTCTCATCTTGCGGTGATCGAGAGAAACTCGGCTCAGGTGCTACGTATTATTGACGACATTCTCGATCTGGCGAAAGTAGAAGCCGATAAGATTATTTTAGAATCCATCGAATTTTCGTTTTCGAGTTTTCTTGCAGATTTCAGTTCCTACGCAGGTTTTCAAGCGCGGGAAAAAGGAATTGGCTTTGTGATCGAACCGCATACGGAGTTGCCCGATATGATTTGTGGAGATCCCACAAGGCTTCGACAAATTCTTAATAATGCGATTAGTAATGCGATTAAGTTTACGACAAAAGGAAAAGTGACACTTCACCTTTCGTTTAAAAGTGGCGTTTTAGAGTTCGGAATTGAGGACACTGGAGTTGGTATTTCCAAAGAACAATCAGAAAATCTTTTCCAGGTTTTTGTACAAGCCGATCCGTCGACAACCCGTCGTTTCGGGGGCACAGGCTTAGGTTTGGTTTTAACAAAAAAGCTCTGTCAATTGATGAGCGGTGACTATAAGTTGGTTCGCAGTGAACTCGGAATCGGCTCACTTTTTTTAGCAACGATGAAAGTGATCACTCCGGCTCCAGTGACTCAAGATGTGAGTGGCGGCTCATTAACTCATCCTTCCGCTCCGAATGCAGGACGTTCTATGGAACAAAAATTAAAAGGCAGATCCATCCTTCTCGTGGAAGATTCTCCAGATAATCAATATCTCATTAGTCGGATTCTCGAAATACAAGGTGCAAAGGTCGATGTCGCTGATGATGGTAATCAGGGAGTCGATAAAGCCCTTAACAATAATTACGACCTCGTGATTATGGACATTCAGATGCCCCATATGGATGGGCACCAAGCGACCAAAAAGTTGCGCGGCATGGGATATTCTAAACCGATAGTCGCACTCACTGCGCACGCGATGAAAGAAGAGGCCGAGCGAGCGATTGAATCAGGGTTCACAGAGTTTCTCACGAAACCCGTACAAAGAGATCTCGTCATTTCTACCGTTCAAAAGTTAACATCGAGATAA
- a CDS encoding PHB depolymerase family esterase yields MLSKLLILVLCTFPATAYPQALPQLNIDQNGITVSGISSGAYMSTQLHVAYSQTFSGSASIAGGVYWCAQGETLKAQIDCAGIKKQQAPLKQIEQAKTYQSLNEIDALENLSNDIVYVFASTKDYIIHPSNSDRLIQFMQNFIPSSQIIKDYVQSTAHGFPTLNYGSSCSAGGSPWLLNCQMDTAGTLLEKLYAQLLPRGSFVAENLIPFSQSAFGNSSTPLYSTGWIYVPTACRAGASCRLHVALHGCQMSPSDIQDQFVKHAGYNEWAESNNIVVLYPQSDKIAQKNPYGCWDWFGFTGANYATKSGAQMKAIKSMIDQVSNFRSQ; encoded by the coding sequence ATGCTGTCTAAACTTTTAATTTTAGTTCTTTGCACATTCCCCGCTACGGCTTACCCTCAAGCTCTGCCCCAGCTGAATATCGATCAAAACGGAATTACTGTTTCTGGAATTTCCTCGGGCGCGTACATGTCTACGCAGTTGCACGTCGCCTATTCGCAAACGTTTTCCGGCTCGGCCAGTATCGCTGGAGGAGTTTATTGGTGCGCTCAGGGAGAAACACTCAAAGCACAAATCGATTGTGCGGGAATCAAAAAACAGCAAGCTCCGCTCAAACAGATCGAACAAGCTAAAACGTATCAATCTTTAAATGAGATCGACGCTCTGGAAAACTTATCCAATGATATCGTTTATGTTTTTGCGAGCACGAAGGACTATATTATTCATCCGAGCAATAGCGACCGTCTGATTCAGTTTATGCAAAACTTTATTCCGAGCTCGCAAATCATTAAAGACTACGTTCAATCGACGGCTCATGGTTTCCCGACTTTAAATTACGGAAGCAGCTGCAGTGCCGGCGGATCTCCGTGGCTTCTCAATTGTCAGATGGACACAGCTGGGACATTGCTCGAAAAGCTTTACGCTCAGCTCTTACCCCGCGGAAGTTTCGTTGCAGAAAACTTGATTCCTTTTTCTCAGTCAGCCTTCGGAAACTCTTCCACTCCGCTTTATAGTACTGGGTGGATTTACGTCCCCACCGCCTGTCGAGCCGGTGCCAGCTGTCGACTTCATGTCGCTCTCCATGGCTGCCAAATGAGTCCTTCCGACATTCAGGATCAATTTGTAAAACACGCTGGATATAACGAATGGGCCGAGTCCAATAACATCGTTGTGCTCTATCCTCAGTCGGATAAGATCGCTCAGAAAAATCCATATGGTTGTTGGGACTGGTTCGGGTTCACTGGAGCCAATTACGCCACGAAAAGCGGGGCCCAAATGAAAGCCATTAAAAGCATGATCGATCAGGTCAGTAACTTCCGCTCGCAGTAG
- a CDS encoding polyhydroxyalkanoate synthesis regulator DNA-binding domain-containing protein, whose translation MINTSQDNKKVKIIKRYQNRKLYDTQQSCYVTLDDIAKMIRSDEEVMVIDNKSKNDITAATLTQIIFESEKKASQYAPLFTLREIIQHANGSISSYLAKLGAFPKEYIVKAAQPSTSKSAQQESVIDKAAQSYDTVKQSIENRIAQAATQESSDYTTLPVPEETPSLPNPNNKF comes from the coding sequence TTGATTAACACGAGCCAAGACAACAAAAAGGTGAAAATTATTAAGCGTTACCAAAACCGCAAGCTCTATGACACACAACAGAGCTGTTATGTTACGCTCGATGATATCGCCAAAATGATCCGCTCTGACGAAGAAGTTATGGTGATCGATAACAAATCAAAGAATGACATTACGGCAGCCACGTTAACACAAATCATCTTTGAATCCGAAAAGAAGGCTTCTCAATACGCGCCCCTTTTCACTTTAAGAGAAATCATCCAGCACGCCAACGGCAGCATTTCGAGCTACCTCGCGAAACTCGGTGCTTTTCCTAAAGAATACATCGTTAAAGCGGCTCAACCATCAACATCGAAGTCAGCTCAGCAGGAATCTGTGATCGATAAAGCCGCTCAGTCTTACGATACTGTAAAGCAATCTATCGAAAACCGCATCGCCCAGGCAGCCACTCAGGAGAGTTCAGACTACACGACTTTACCAGTCCCTGAAGAAACTCCAAGTCTTCCAAATCCGAACAACAAGTTCTAA
- a CDS encoding tetratricopeptide repeat protein, translating into MRLNQSIGFVGLIACLSGCSSFPLSSPGVYKSSAYDVKGDAPQSMALLPEEKLNEIQSQSKADYHFTLAETYSMQGEWAKAIENYKMSLVYDPNSYRSHFRLAGEYVRAGLVNQAVEHCEFSLKSNPKFSEAQVLLSSLHSVLGFHEKARQGYRQLLQIDPANQEASLLLGATYVDEGKMDQAIKYFESLVKNSQSPYLVWYYIGRTYLQKKPASMDSAEVAFKTSVRLQPQFVQSVLELGSIYEKRGQNEKARNLYEGFQKNYGPDVTVAESLVQIYLGDSNYAKAFEQLKIINDLDQGNLNAQLKMAFILVDQKKYKEAIPLLEAILHQTPDSDRVRFYLGAVYEEVKDYSAALQAFKGIPRTSKYYPDAIMHAAYLYKLTNDVESALALLEKSLPILDDNPKIYALYGSLLDTQKKYEEAKKVLEAGGEKFPKDTQLLYQLGAVYDQLNQVEKTVMAMEKLLAIDSNHIEGLNYLAYVYAEKTQNLETAEKLARRALALKPNDGFILDTLGWVLFKQNKIAEAIRTLERAHQYEDGESVIAEHLGDAYFKNELPNKAKDMYIKAVQNEKNEANARKIRDKIDTIEVRIQSEQKIRNRVPASAPSSGK; encoded by the coding sequence ATGCGTCTAAATCAAAGTATCGGATTCGTGGGTCTAATTGCCTGTTTGAGCGGCTGCTCAAGCTTTCCTCTTTCGTCGCCGGGCGTGTACAAAAGCTCAGCTTATGATGTGAAGGGTGATGCGCCTCAAAGTATGGCGTTATTGCCTGAAGAAAAACTCAACGAAATACAATCGCAAAGCAAAGCGGATTACCATTTCACTCTTGCTGAAACGTATAGCATGCAAGGGGAATGGGCAAAAGCCATCGAGAATTACAAAATGAGTTTGGTGTACGATCCCAACTCTTATCGCAGTCACTTTCGTTTAGCGGGAGAGTATGTACGCGCGGGCCTCGTCAACCAAGCGGTTGAACATTGCGAATTCTCTCTCAAATCAAATCCGAAATTTTCAGAAGCTCAAGTCCTGCTCTCGAGCCTTCACTCCGTATTGGGTTTCCACGAAAAAGCACGTCAAGGATATCGTCAACTTTTACAGATCGACCCCGCCAATCAAGAAGCCTCTCTATTGTTAGGGGCCACTTATGTTGACGAAGGTAAAATGGATCAAGCCATTAAGTATTTTGAATCGCTCGTGAAGAACTCTCAGAGTCCCTATCTCGTATGGTATTACATTGGTCGTACTTATCTTCAGAAAAAACCAGCAAGTATGGATAGCGCCGAAGTGGCTTTTAAAACTTCGGTCCGTTTGCAGCCTCAGTTTGTTCAGTCTGTTTTAGAGCTAGGATCTATTTACGAAAAGCGCGGACAGAACGAAAAAGCCCGCAATCTTTACGAAGGCTTCCAGAAAAACTATGGTCCCGATGTTACGGTCGCCGAAAGCCTTGTGCAGATCTATCTCGGCGATTCCAATTATGCGAAAGCCTTCGAGCAGCTTAAAATCATCAATGATTTAGATCAAGGTAACCTCAACGCCCAACTCAAAATGGCATTTATCCTTGTCGACCAAAAGAAGTACAAGGAGGCAATTCCTCTTCTCGAAGCGATTCTCCATCAGACACCTGATTCGGATCGCGTGAGATTTTATCTTGGAGCCGTTTATGAAGAAGTCAAAGATTACTCCGCCGCGCTTCAAGCGTTTAAGGGTATTCCTAGAACCAGCAAATATTATCCCGATGCGATCATGCACGCAGCCTATCTTTATAAATTAACCAATGATGTGGAGAGTGCCCTCGCATTGTTAGAGAAAAGTTTACCGATCCTCGACGATAACCCTAAAATCTACGCACTTTATGGCTCTCTATTAGATACGCAAAAGAAATATGAAGAAGCGAAGAAAGTTCTAGAGGCCGGTGGAGAAAAGTTCCCGAAAGATACTCAGCTTCTTTATCAATTGGGCGCGGTCTATGATCAGCTCAATCAAGTCGAGAAAACTGTAATGGCGATGGAAAAACTCTTGGCCATTGATAGTAACCACATTGAGGGGCTCAATTATCTGGCCTACGTTTATGCGGAAAAGACTCAAAATCTCGAGACGGCAGAGAAGCTGGCCCGAAGAGCGTTGGCATTAAAACCGAATGATGGTTTTATATTGGATACTCTCGGTTGGGTTTTGTTTAAACAAAATAAAATTGCAGAAGCCATTCGGACTTTAGAAAGAGCCCATCAGTACGAAGATGGAGAGAGCGTCATTGCCGAGCATTTAGGTGATGCTTATTTTAAGAATGAGTTGCCGAATAAAGCAAAAGACATGTACATTAAAGCGGTACAGAATGAAAAAAACGAAGCTAACGCTAGAAAAATAAGAGACAAAATTGATACTATTGAAGTCCGCATCCAGTCCGAGCAGAAAATCCGTAATCGCGTTCCCGCATCGGCTCCTTCTTCGGGTAAGTAG
- a CDS encoding serine protein kinase, translating to MASNISLASIINNWKDKDDFKDLAWHGTFDDYLAMIKESPRITRNAYQRMYDMIMEHGQDEYIDCKKKITRYKFFDDAVNDGKDGVFGLDIPLMKLVNVLKAASLGYGTEKRVILLHGPVGSAKSTICRRLKKGLEAYSKTESGALYTFEWVDHNGDLGDILGKDVKSFTSPMHEEPLLLIPVPLRPKVEEELNRGMQGEFRVKIDGELSPPSRFIFKALMEKYNGDLQKVLSHVRVKRLVLSEADRIGIGTFQPKDEKNQDSTELTGDLNYRKIAEYGSDSDPRAFNFDGEFNVANRGMIEFVEVLKLDVAFLYDLLGASQEHVVKPKKFAQTHIDEVIIGHTNEPEYRKLQNNEFMEALRDRTVKIDIPYITKLGEEIKIYEKDFNKRRIRGLSIAPHTIQVAAMWAVLSRLEKPKKANLTRLQKMKLYDGKTLPNYTEDNIKELRKDTIREGLEGVSPRYIQDKISNALIQAQQSNRGSVNPFMVLNELESGLKNHSLISNEELKKEYRELIDVVTKEYEEIIKSEVQRAISADESALSRLCGNYIDNIKAYTQKERVKNTFTGRDEEPNERLMRSIEEKIDIPESRKDDFRREIMNYIGALSLEGKKFDYKMNERLHKAIELKLFEDQKDSIRLSSLITSSEVDKETQVKIDIVKARLIKDFGYDEISATDVLQYVASIFARGDVKDNK from the coding sequence ATGGCATCGAACATCAGTCTCGCTAGCATTATCAATAACTGGAAAGATAAAGATGACTTCAAAGACCTGGCTTGGCACGGGACCTTCGATGATTATCTGGCGATGATTAAAGAGTCTCCTCGCATTACAAGGAACGCCTATCAGCGTATGTACGACATGATCATGGAACATGGTCAGGATGAATACATCGACTGTAAAAAGAAAATCACTCGTTACAAATTTTTTGATGATGCTGTTAATGATGGTAAAGACGGAGTGTTTGGTCTCGATATTCCACTCATGAAGCTCGTCAATGTATTGAAGGCCGCATCTTTGGGTTACGGTACAGAAAAACGTGTTATTCTCCTTCACGGTCCCGTGGGAAGTGCAAAGTCGACCATTTGTCGTCGACTAAAAAAAGGCCTTGAGGCTTACTCAAAAACAGAATCGGGAGCACTCTATACTTTTGAGTGGGTCGATCATAATGGGGATTTGGGCGATATCCTCGGGAAAGATGTAAAATCCTTTACCAGTCCTATGCACGAGGAGCCTCTCCTCTTAATTCCAGTTCCTCTCCGACCTAAAGTTGAAGAAGAACTCAATCGCGGCATGCAGGGCGAGTTTAGAGTTAAAATCGACGGGGAACTTTCTCCTCCGAGTCGCTTTATTTTTAAAGCACTCATGGAAAAATATAATGGTGATCTTCAAAAAGTTCTTTCTCACGTTCGCGTCAAGAGATTGGTTTTAAGCGAAGCCGATCGTATCGGTATTGGAACCTTTCAACCTAAAGACGAGAAGAATCAAGATAGCACAGAACTGACGGGTGATCTGAACTACCGTAAAATTGCTGAGTACGGGTCGGATTCTGATCCACGCGCTTTTAACTTTGATGGAGAATTTAACGTCGCTAACCGCGGAATGATAGAATTCGTCGAAGTCTTAAAGTTAGATGTAGCTTTCTTGTACGATCTCCTCGGGGCTTCGCAAGAGCACGTCGTAAAACCTAAAAAGTTCGCACAGACTCACATTGATGAAGTGATCATCGGGCACACCAACGAGCCGGAATATCGTAAACTTCAGAACAATGAGTTCATGGAAGCTCTTCGCGATCGTACCGTAAAGATCGATATTCCCTATATCACCAAATTAGGTGAAGAGATTAAAATTTACGAAAAAGATTTTAACAAGAGACGCATTAGAGGTTTAAGTATTGCTCCGCACACGATTCAGGTGGCAGCGATGTGGGCCGTATTAAGCCGTCTTGAGAAGCCGAAAAAGGCCAACCTCACTCGTCTTCAAAAAATGAAGTTATATGATGGTAAGACTTTACCGAATTACACAGAGGACAATATTAAAGAGCTTCGCAAAGACACCATTCGCGAAGGCCTCGAAGGTGTTTCTCCTCGGTATATTCAAGATAAGATCTCTAACGCCCTCATTCAAGCTCAGCAATCCAACCGTGGATCGGTCAATCCGTTTATGGTTCTTAACGAGCTCGAATCTGGTCTTAAAAACCACTCATTAATTTCTAACGAAGAACTTAAAAAAGAGTATCGTGAGTTGATCGATGTTGTAACCAAAGAGTACGAAGAGATTATTAAATCCGAAGTTCAAAGAGCGATCAGTGCGGATGAAAGCGCGTTGTCTCGACTTTGCGGCAACTATATCGATAACATTAAAGCTTACACGCAGAAGGAACGCGTAAAGAATACGTTTACGGGTCGTGATGAAGAGCCGAACGAAAGACTCATGCGTTCGATCGAAGAGAAGATTGATATTCCTGAGTCGAGAAAAGATGATTTCCGCCGTGAGATCATGAACTACATCGGCGCCCTTTCTCTTGAAGGTAAAAAGTTTGATTACAAGATGAACGAACGTCTCCATAAGGCCATCGAACTTAAGTTGTTCGAAGACCAAAAAGATAGCATTCGCTTATCTTCTCTCATCACGTCTTCGGAAGTGGATAAAGAGACGCAAGTAAAGATTGATATCGTTAAAGCACGTTTGATTAAAGATTTTGGTTACGACGAAATCTCCGCAACGGACGTCTTGCAATACGTCGCAAGTATTTTCGCTCGTGGGGATGTAAAGGATAATAAGTAA